Proteins from one Diprion similis isolate iyDipSimi1 chromosome 3, iyDipSimi1.1, whole genome shotgun sequence genomic window:
- the LOC124404164 gene encoding OCIA domain-containing protein 1-like isoform X1 encodes MENVYNNPVDQNSRVPKLPKNYRPTPDEIKLLNECKSERNVNGAIGAIISGGLTYQSIKLFGLKLHSRFGIYPTVGLWSAIGYVLGAISTIPSCKEKFKHQPDSLIGAALRGNLTVSPTSETITESNLNFTDITLSQQSNNAQMNHAIDIDVYNTPSDMDSYTGTELNGLRLDTTDDNLLDENDIRKPVVSYAELRSRNREGSLKANKEKYNPVSSIANDSRVEPPTQRSSPPPIRYKETNEYGDVWG; translated from the exons ATGGAAAATGTCTACAATAATCCGGTCGACCAAAATTCACGAGTACCTAAGTTACCCAAA AATTATCGTCCTACTCCAGATGAGATAAAACTATTGAATGAATGCAAGAGTGAGAGAAACGTCAATGGTGCGATTGGTGCAATTATATCCGGAGGGTTGACCTACCAAAGTATCAAATTGTTCGGCCTAAAACTTCATTCAAGGTTTGGTATCTACCCCACAGTTGGACTTTGGTCTGCGATCGGTTATGTCTTAGGAGCCATATCAACCATACCGTCgtgcaaagaaaaattcaagcatCAACCAGACAGTCTGATTGGTGCCGCGTTGCGAGGAAACTTGACTGTAAG TCCAACATCAGAAACGATAACTGAGTCGAATCTAAACTTTACTGACATCACTCTGAGTCAACAATCAAATAATGCACAAATGAATCATGCAATCGACATTGATGTTTACAATACACCCAGCGATATGGACAGTTATACTGGTACTGAATTGAATG GTCTGAGATTAGATACAACCGATGATAATCTACTTGATGAAAATGACATACGAAAGCCAGTAGTTTCATACGCCGAGCTAAGGAGCAGGAACAGGGAAGGTTCTTTGAAagcgaataaagaaaaatataatcc GGTGAGCTCTATCGCCAATGACTCACGTGTAGAGCCACCGACACAAAGGTCTTCACCACCACCTATTCGTTACAAAGAGACGAACGAGTATGGAGATGTATGGGGTTAA
- the LOC124404398 gene encoding ubiquitin carboxyl-terminal hydrolase isozyme L3: MAWVPLESNPEVMTKFLHNLGVPKNWDIVDVYGVDPDLLAVIPRPVLALILLYPITDKSDGFKNDRESKLKKDGQEISKAIYYMKQCVSNACGTVALIHGIANNTDKIQLEDGQLKSFLDSTKELSPLERGELLAKSQAIIDTHKELAQEGQTEAPGEDSPVNHHFITFVEKDGSLYELDGRQSIPVNHGASTADTFLDDAVRVCREYMARDPDEVRFTMVALAANE; this comes from the exons ATGGCTTGGGTTCCGCTAGAGTCGAATCCAGAG GTTATGACCAAG TTTCTACATAATCTAGGAGTACCGAAGAATTGGGACATCGTTGACGTTTACGGAGTGGATCCTGACTTGTTGGCTGTAATACCTAGGCCAGTCCTTGCTCTTATTTTGCTGTATCCAATTACAGACAAG TCGGATGGGTTCAAAAATGATAGGGAGTCCAAGCTGAAAAAGGATGGGCAAGAAATATCCAAAGCCATATATTACATGAAACAATGTGTCTCGAATGCTTGTGGCACTGTTGCACTGATTCACGGCATAGCTAATAATACTGACAA GATTCAACTGGAAGATGGGCAGCTAAAATCATTCTTGGACAGCACCAAGGAACTTTCTCCCCTTGAACGTGGCGAACTACTTGCTAAATCACAGGCTATTATAGATACCCACAAAGAACTAGCACAGGAAGGACAAACAGAG GCTCCTGGTGAGGATTCCCCTGTCAATCATCATTTCATAACATTTGTTGAGAAGGATGGATCATTGTACGAGTTGG ATGGAAGGCAGTCCATCCCAGTTAATCACGGAGCTTCGACCGCTGATACATTTTTGGATGATGCAGTCCGCGTGTGCCGTGAATACATGGCCCGCGACCCTGATGAAGTACGCTTTACTATGGTTGCTCTAGCAGCAAACGAATAA
- the LOC124404164 gene encoding OCIA domain-containing protein 1-like isoform X2 encodes MENVYNNPVDQNSRVPKLPKNYRPTPDEIKLLNECKSERNVNGAIGAIISGGLTYQSIKLFGLKLHSRFGIYPTVGLWSAIGYVLGAISTIPSCKEKFKHQPDSLIGAALRGNLTVSPTSETITESNLNFTDITLSQQSNNAQMNHAIDIDVYNTPSDMDSYTGTELNDTTDDNLLDENDIRKPVVSYAELRSRNREGSLKANKEKYNPVSSIANDSRVEPPTQRSSPPPIRYKETNEYGDVWG; translated from the exons ATGGAAAATGTCTACAATAATCCGGTCGACCAAAATTCACGAGTACCTAAGTTACCCAAA AATTATCGTCCTACTCCAGATGAGATAAAACTATTGAATGAATGCAAGAGTGAGAGAAACGTCAATGGTGCGATTGGTGCAATTATATCCGGAGGGTTGACCTACCAAAGTATCAAATTGTTCGGCCTAAAACTTCATTCAAGGTTTGGTATCTACCCCACAGTTGGACTTTGGTCTGCGATCGGTTATGTCTTAGGAGCCATATCAACCATACCGTCgtgcaaagaaaaattcaagcatCAACCAGACAGTCTGATTGGTGCCGCGTTGCGAGGAAACTTGACTGTAAG TCCAACATCAGAAACGATAACTGAGTCGAATCTAAACTTTACTGACATCACTCTGAGTCAACAATCAAATAATGCACAAATGAATCATGCAATCGACATTGATGTTTACAATACACCCAGCGATATGGACAGTTATACTGGTACTGAATTGAATG ATACAACCGATGATAATCTACTTGATGAAAATGACATACGAAAGCCAGTAGTTTCATACGCCGAGCTAAGGAGCAGGAACAGGGAAGGTTCTTTGAAagcgaataaagaaaaatataatcc GGTGAGCTCTATCGCCAATGACTCACGTGTAGAGCCACCGACACAAAGGTCTTCACCACCACCTATTCGTTACAAAGAGACGAACGAGTATGGAGATGTATGGGGTTAA